In a genomic window of Rhopalosiphum maidis isolate BTI-1 chromosome 4, ASM367621v3, whole genome shotgun sequence:
- the LOC113558739 gene encoding rhoGEF domain-containing protein gxcJ-like has protein sequence MTTKLIDNMNLNCAVKLLRYDDLPTSNNEAVVSVLSNNADTDNQSSADVKRSVRISRKRTKPNVEDSNQSENVKKKKCITKKPQLMNKIESEKTTDIPHKEQNKNKIQDSYSVKSNESYLINDDLSVMSNATPYSNNFIDDEETTSMQSSSKPPKFKISKSIIAVKKKPVIHDINKDNPTNEVAKTENCVGTFKSPKTKTLKSITSNKKNPVLSNVSKNNTSYELEESNNDNSTKAPKNKTPKSNTSNKKKSMTNNVNNVDKLDELQVNDNFVKPQASNSKTSKPIVSNRKKPAINSINKNGATNEHETSNKIEIPRKRSRTSIKKEKCQKSDFDNICNNKVNLEQTQNSDNICETLYTDEALKLSQNFDDDIMMLRSNKPPKIKKKWSDEWSGDKLFKILPKSNNEEFSNDSTLDVNNCKTIKRIPKTQKSKNSNCKKVKTKVFEQLNPTNSSLIYTSSTDCDNIDESSINVPVMQNDGISITFNIPLNDSIPAVCNDAMSEPIVYNTPSSGTLSNISIIPTTGIESSFSNKNVQQSHISTVEPISDSDYLSVSTISPENTEMSYGMAILSEAISRQCRESANQNLKKKSPEPETIEVQSCPKKANSTSRPQVPSAMVSPQRVVKNMSKKVLKYSPGLCLQSVENELESHSELEIQLLSKRFDIPINTLRRTVVDEPLSVFQKKYSKSVTPSMVTISPIVKDADSKSGLNLNYVSGNIDVEYKLEPIREGVAYEKNNLKDLMLELSKTMPSWSLSIVTNPPRYIISQMSIGKYGVPNANKCIVLDRMFRASVYINQSLEHKLSKRYTTATEIVNLIKELNSM, from the coding sequence ATGACTACCAAGTTGATTGACaacatgaatttaaattgtgcTGTGAAGCTGCTGCGTTACGATGACCTGCCAACATCTAATAATGAAGCTGTTGTTTCGGTGTTATCAAACAATGCAGATACAGATAATCAATCTAGTGCTGATGTAAAAAGATCTGTAAGGATATCTAGAAAACGTACTAAACCTAATGTAGAAGATAGTAATCAAtcagaaaatgtaaaaaaaaaaaaatgcataaccAAAAAACCCCAGTTGATGAATAAGATCGAATCGGAAAAAACAACTGATATTCCTCataaagaacaaaataaaaacaaaatccaaGATTCTTATTCTGTAAAGTCTAATGAaagctatttaattaatgatgaTCTTAGTGTAATGTCTAATGCTACACcttattcaaacaattttatagatGACGAAGAAACAACTTCCATGCAGAGTTCATCGAAACctcctaaatttaaaatatctaaatctaTCATTGCTGTTAAAAAAAAGCCTGtaatacatgatataaataaagataatccAACTAATGAAGTTGCAAAAACTGAAAACTGTGTTGGTACATTTAAATCTCCAAAAACTAAAACACTCAAATCTATTacatcaaacaaaaaaaaccctGTTCTGAGCAATGTTAGCAAAAATAACACATCTTATGAACTTGAAGAAAGCAACAATGATAATTCAACAAAAGCTCCTAAGAATAAAACACCAAAATCTAAtacttctaataaaaaaaaatccatgacaaataatgtaaataatgttgATAAACTTGATGAACTTCaagtaaatgataattttgttaaaccaCAAGCTTCCAATAGTAAAACATCTAAACCTATTGTTTCCAATAGAAAAAAACCTGCTATAAAtagcataaataaaaatggtgcAACTAATGAACATGAAACAAGcaacaaaattgaaattccTAGAAAACGTAGCCGtacttcaataaaaaaagaaaaatgtcaaaaatctgattttgataatatatgtaataataaagtcAATTTAGAGCAAACTCAAAATTCGGACAACATTTGTGAGACTTTGTACACTGACGAAGCATTAAAGTTATCTCAAAACTTTGATGATGATATCATGATGCTTAGAAGTAATAAACCacctaagattaaaaaaaaatggagtgATGAGTGGAGTGGAgacaaattgtttaaaattttaccaaaATCTAACAATGAAGAATTTTCTAATGATTCAACACTAGATGTTAATAACTGTAAGACAATTAAAAGAATAccaaaaactcaaaaatcaaaaaattctaactgtaaaaaagttaaaactaagGTGTTTGAACAATTAAATCCTACAAATTCATCTTTGATTTATACCTCAAGTACTGATTGTGATAATATAGATGAGTCATCAATAAATGTTCCCGTTATGCAAAATGATGGTATATCAATTACGTTCAATATTCCTCTCAATGACTCAATACCAGCTGTTTGTAATGATGCTATGTCTGAACccattgtttataatacaccATCTAGTGGAACCTTatctaatatttctataataccgACAACTGGTATTGAGAGTTCATtttccaataaaaatgttcaacaatCACATATAAGTACAGTAGAACCAATATCCGATTCTGATTATTTATCAGTTTCAACGATAAGCCCTGAAAATACTGAAATGAGTTATGGCATGGCTATACTATCTGAAGCTATCAGCCGGCAATGTAGAGAATCGGCTaaccaaaatttaaagaaaaagtcACCAGAACCTGAGACCATTGAAGTACAGTCTTGTCCTAAGAAAGCAAACAGTACATCACGACCGCAAGTGCCTAGTGCCATGGTATCACCTCAAAGAGTTGTTAAAAACATGTCAAAAAAAGTACTTAAGTACTCTCCTGGATTGTGTTTGCAATCCGTTGAAAATGAACTAGAATCTCATAGTGAACTTGAAATTCAACTCCTTTCTAAACGTTTTGACATCCCTATCAACACTCTTAGGAGAACAGTTGTAGATGAGCCCCTTTCTGTATTCCAAAAAAAGTACTCCAAATCAGTGACACCATCAATGGTAACTATATCACCCATAGTTAAAGACGCTGATTCCAAGTCAggattaaacttaaattatgtaagtGGAAATATAGATGTAGAGTACAAATTAGAACCTATTAGAGAGGGTGTggcatatgaaaaaaataacttaaaagactTGATGTTAGAACTTTCAAAAACTATGCCATCGTGGAGCTTGAGCATTGTCACCAATCCACCAAGGTATATAATTTCGCAAATGTCAATTGGCAAGTATGGTGTCCCCAATGCAAACAAGTGTATTGTACTGGACAGAATGTTCAGAGCTTCAGTTTACATCAATCAATCATTGGAACATAAACTTAGTAAACGTTACACAACAGCAACTGAAATTGTCAATCTTATTAAAGAGTTAAATTcaatgtga